In the genome of Methanobrevibacter ruminantium, the window TTTAAATATTTTTAACCCCTATTTTTTGGATTAATTGTAAAAATGTTTGTTTTTTATCCTTTTCCTTAATTAAAATGTTTTGTTTAGTTAATTCATTTAATTCTCTTGAAGCGCTTTGTCTTGAAATGTTAAAATATTGATAATGCTCTTTGTTTTTAAAACAAAATGCATAATTATTTGCCTAATAATCTTTTATCGTTGGCATTGCTTTTGCTGATTACTTTTCGTCCAGTGTTTGCCTCCAGTTCGCGGCGAGCATTTCCTGCAATGGTTCCGCCACGCTTAGCTACATCTTGGCTTTCCTCGAATCCGTTTGGGTTTTCGCTTTTGCTTATTTCTGTGGTGGCCAGTTCCCCTAGCATATTGATTACAAGCTCTGCATTTGTCATATTGTCTCTAAGGTTTTCCTTTTTCAGTCCTTTTATCCTTTTATGCTGATTTGTTGTTAGTCCAAATGACGCTCTGCTTATTTCATCTGTTAAGATTGCATATTCCAATCCTTTCTCAACTCCTGATCTGTCCCATTCTGCTGTCAGATCCTTTCTGATTTCCATGCTTCTTATCCTTTGGCTTATCCATTCCTCGCTATAGCCCTGTTGACGATAGTTGTTGATTGCCCTTTCTATGGACAGTTCAGGATCTGCTATCTCATCAAGCCTTTCGCTTCCAACTTGAGCCAACCATAGTTTGAATGGTTCCGCATTTGGTGATGGGACAGACTGTATGAGGCGTAAGAGCTGTTTGGTGGTTGCCACATCTGTCATTCTCATTTTGCCATCTTTAGCCGGCATTTTCAACTGGTGACAATTTGTCACGGTTTGGTTTCCTTCTTCCTTCAATCTTTGTTTTAATTTTCTCCAGTAAGCATTGGGGTCTTTGCTTTCAGTAAGGACTGCGATAACATCTATTATTGAATAGTAATAGTCCTGTATTTCCTCATCCCATTTGGTTCTGATTTGTCTGCCTTCAAATAGTTTTATATTGTTTTCTTTCATTATTTTTCCTCCATTTTTAATGTTTTTCTAATAGTTGATATATTGTCTTAGACAATAAACTTGTAAAAATAGTTTATTTTTATTATTAATAAATATTATAGTTTTTTAGATGAAAAAACTTCTAAATAATTGTCATATTCTAAAAATACTGGAATTTTGATTTATTTTATTAAATCAGAGTTATTTTGTAATTTTTTCATAGTTAAAAAATTATTCTTTTAAAATTCCTCCATTTTTAAGAGCTTCATCGTTAAGAGCAAATCCCTTTATCATGTATTCCTTTAGTATTTGAGTTGTCCATTTTCTAAAATAAGTTGCTTTCTTGCTGTTTACACGATAGCCTACAGAGATGATTGCATCTAAATTATATAGGTTTGTATTATATTTTTTACCATCAGCTGCAGTTATCCGAGATTTTCGGATAACTGAATCTTTTTCCAATTCTCCATCCCTGAATATGTTTCTTAAATGGTCGCTGATTGTTCTTACATTAACATCAAATAATTTGCCCATTTCTTTTTGAGTTGCCCATATTGTATCTTCGGACAAATACACTTCTGCAGTGACTATCCATTCACTGGTTTTATATAGGTATGTTTCTTTTATTTCTAAATTAGACATTTTTTTCACCATTTTAATTCGCATATTTTTCATTGAATTGTAGTTTAATTGCTTAAATATTGTTTTTTTGAGTTTATATATGTTTAGAGAGCGTTTGAGAAGTAATTGTTAATGTATAGTTTACTCTTTATGAAAATAACTCCAT includes:
- a CDS encoding BRO family protein → MKENNIKLFEGRQIRTKWDEEIQDYYYSIIDVIAVLTESKDPNAYWRKLKQRLKEEGNQTVTNCHQLKMPAKDGKMRMTDVATTKQLLRLIQSVPSPNAEPFKLWLAQVGSERLDEIADPELSIERAINNYRQQGYSEEWISQRIRSMEIRKDLTAEWDRSGVEKGLEYAILTDEISRASFGLTTNQHKRIKGLKKENLRDNMTNAELVINMLGELATTEISKSENPNGFEESQDVAKRGGTIAGNARRELEANTGRKVISKSNANDKRLLGK
- a CDS encoding virulence RhuM family protein, whose protein sequence is MSNLEIKETYLYKTSEWIVTAEVYLSEDTIWATQKEMGKLFDVNVRTISDHLRNIFRDGELEKDSVIRKSRITAADGKKYNTNLYNLDAIISVGYRVNSKKATYFRKWTTQILKEYMIKGFALNDEALKNGGILKE